A single Syngnathus acus chromosome 8, fSynAcu1.2, whole genome shotgun sequence DNA region contains:
- the LOC119126085 gene encoding adenylate cyclase type 9-like isoform X2 codes for MASPQRQQLLPRSTEASCHSSGEGVSVRLGVGRHKHEGGPPVRGHAAGSKRCKYSISSSCSSSGESSVKKTLVKSFRSQKRVPQLFERSASHFWDPKFDSSILEEACRERCFPQTRRRFRYVLFYLSATAALWGFYFAANPSRCNRTAFLFPTTSFLLFCLLLLLLTFTKVYSRCYDRASLLLIVVTLGLTLVPQIQTTGLGERLDAVGVGGPKHNLSCLETGGRTRSACVSPVGTFSLCVQVLLLLYSVLRVRLFASVLLGLLYSLCFETLGWFHLTCTQGGALSLAPDKDMERLCWLAPAKALLHLCAHAVGVHLFVMSEVRSRSTFLKVGQAIMHGKDLEVEKALKERMIHSVMPRTVADELMKQGDEDTGASASRAATVISSPKGDKGKKASIPRGQIIFRPFNMKRMEPVSILFADIVGFTKMSANKSAHALVGLLNDLFGRFDQLCELSGCEKISTLGDCYYCVAGCPEPRPDHAYCCVEMGLGMIRAIETFCREKREMVNMRVGVHTGTVLCGILGMKRFKFDVWSNDVNLANLMEQLGVAGKVHLSQATADFLDERYPREDGRVDQRIGAGVVAAQLKGLRTYLISGRKWDKPPLCSCSNSRCCSQGAPPPDGASGLPPPPCPSCSFGEERVPEEGDVKPPGCRKERETGNGKMLQEEKKTWAGGALGMDHSTLIPLRSKNFRERSDAHFVDVIKGDSLMKDYFYRPPIHKLGLAFLDKSLESAYRFSYRKEVVARASVRTFASPTFGSFLDALLCSSVFLALSLACFLRPMVTGLSLPTPAVIVTTVAALLQASALIFAVRVAFWPDAAAKCTRTLTEAASGWMARHFIGAVTVSLPALAVFSHVTCDGSLQFICCAFLIAIVQFCNACPLSYWMRSSLATLVGLALLSLLFTSPCRSDRKSGGSNSSGLQWDAHSWARDPLGPEACVALFLLLLLVWFLSRESEVSYRLHYHGNVEADQHRIKIQNMRDQADWLLCNIIPVHVAEQLKVMQSYSKNHDNVGVIFASVVNFGDFYEESYEGGKECYRVLNELIGDFDELLRTPAFADIEKIKTIGATYMAAAGLNAQRCAGHPGAHLHALFEFALEMMRVVDDFNKNMLGFGFKLRVGFNHGPLTAGVIGTTKLLYDIWGDTVNIASRMDTTGVECRVQVSEESYCALSAMGFDFDYRGTVNVKGKGRMKTFLYPKCDGGGGPVPQYQLSVSPEIRAQVDGSIGRSPTDEIAAAVPSAAAGGNGMVPSTSAGSTCWERGEGLQRHARRSVSHGGLTCVELNDLEAANESQLVVSPTLRRLTFPASAGGTLHPY; via the exons ATGGCATCCCCCCAACGTCAACAGCTGCTGCCTCGCAGCACAGAGGCGAGCTGCCACTCGAGTGGCGAGGGTGTCTCGGTGAGGCTCGGTGTCGGCAGACACAAGCACGAAGGTGGGCCGCCGGTTCGAGGCCATGCGGCAGGATCCAAACGCTGCAAGTACAGCATCTCGTCCAGCTGCAGCAGCTCTGGCGAGTCGTCAGTCAAGAAGACGTTGGTCAAGAGCTTCCGGTCGCAGAAGAGAGTGCCCCAGCTCTTCGAGAGGTCCGCCAGTCACTTCTGGGACCCGAAATTCGACTCGTCCATCTTGGAGGAAGCATGCCGAGAACGGTGTTTCCCTCAGACGAGACGGCGCTTCCGCTACGTGCTCTTCTACCTGTCGGCCACCGCCGCCCTCTGGGGCTTCTACTTTGCTGCCAACCCGTCCCGCTGCAACAGGACGGCCTTTCTATTCCCCACTACGTCCTTTCTCCTcttctgcctcctcctcctactGCTCACCTTCACCAAGGTCTACTCGCGCTGCTACGATAGAGCCTCCCTGCTGCTCATTGTCGTCACCCTGGGGCTGACCCTGGTCCCTCAAATCCAGACGACGGGCTTGGGAGAGCGCTTGGACGCGGTTGGCGTCGGCGGGCCTAAGCACAACCTCTCCTGCCTGGAGACGGGCGGTCGCACCCGCTCCGCCTGTGTCTCACCTGTTGGCACCTTCTCTCTCTGTGTTCAggttctgctgctgctctacAGCGTCCTCCGCGTGCGCCTCTTTGCCTCCGTCCTACTGGGGCTCCTCTACTCGCTCTGTTTTGAGACTCTGGGGTGGTTCCACCTCACCTGCACTCAAGGGGGCGCATTGAGCTTGGCCCCCGACAAAGACATGGAAAGGCTTTGTTGGTTGGCACCGGCCAAAGCTCTGCTCCACCTGTGCGCCCACGCCGTGGGCGTTCACCTGTTTGTCATGTCCGAGGTGCGCTCACGCAGCACCTTCCTGAAGGTGGGGCAAGCCATCATGCACGGCAAGGACCTGGAGGTAGAGAAAGCCTTGAAGGAGCGAATGATCCACTCGGTCATGCCCAGAACGGTGGCGGACGAACTGATGAAGCAGGGTGATGAGGACACAGGCGCCTCCGCCAGCAGGGCGGCCACCGTCATTTCCAGTCCCAAGGGCGACAAAGGCAAGAAGGCCTCCATCCCCCGAGGTCAGATCATCTTCAGACCCTTCAACATGAAAAGGATGGAGCCCGTCAGCATCCTCTTTGCCGACATCGTGGGCTTTACTAAAATGTCAGCCAACAAGTCGGCACACGCCCTGGTGGGCCTTCTCAACGACTTGTTTGGACGTTTTGATCAGCTGTGTGAGCTGAGCGGCTGCGAGAAGATCAGCACGCTGGGGGACTGCTACTACTGCGTGGCCGGATGTCCCGAGCCCAGGCCTGACCATGCCTACTGCTGCGTGGAAATGGGCCTGGGCATGATCAGGGCCATCGAAACCTTCTGCCGGGAGAAGAGGGAGATGGTCAACATGAGGGTTGGCGTCCACACCGGTACCGTCCTTTGCGGCATCCTCGGCATGAAACGCTTCAAGTTTGACGTCTGGTCCAATGACGTCAACCTGGCCAACTTGATGGAGCAGCTGGGCGTGGCCGGCAAGGTCCACCTGTCGCAAGCCACAGCCGACTTTCTGGACGAGCGCTACCCCCGTGAAGATGGACGCGTCGACCAAAGGATCGGAGCGGGCGTGGTGGCAGCTCAGCTGAAAG GCCTGAGGACCTACCTGATTTCCGGAAGGAAATGGGACAAGCCCCCTCTTTGTAGCTGCTCCAACTCGAGGTGCTGCTCGCAGGGGGCGCCTCCCCCTGACGGAGCCTCCGGCCTTCCCCCG CCCCCGTGCCCATCCTGCAGTTTTGGGGAGGAGCGGGTACCGGAGGAAGGCGACGTGAAGCCGCCGGGCTGCAGGAAAGAACGTGAGACCGGCAATGGCAAG ATGCtgcaggaggagaagaagacgTGGGCCGGAGGGGCTCTGGGCATGGACCACTCGACGCTCATTCCGCTACGCTCCAAGAACTTCCGGGAGAGAAGCGACGCCCACTTTGTGGACGTCATCAAAGGGGACAG CCTGATGAAGGACTATTTCTACAGACCGCCCATTCACAAGCTGGGCCTGGCTTTCCTGGATAAGAGCCTGGAATCGGCCTACCGGTTCAGCTACCGAAAGGAG GTGGTGGCCCGAGCGTCGGTGCGGACCTTCGCCAGCCCCACCTTTGGTTCCTTCCTGGACGCGCTGCTATGCTCGTCTGTGTTTCTGGCTTTGTCGCTGGCCTGCTTCCTTCGCCCCATGGTCACCGGGCTGAGTCTACCCACGCCGGCTGTGATCGTGACCACCGTGGCTGCCTTGCTGCAGGCCTCGGCTCTCATCTTTGCAGTACG TGTGGCCTTCTGGCCGGATGCCGCGGCCAAGTGCACGCGGACGCTGACGGAAGCGGCGTCGGGCTGGATGGCGCGTCACTTCATCGGCGCCGTCACAGTGTCGCTGCCCGCGCTGGCCGTCTTCTCACACGTCACCTGTGATGGCTCCCTTCAG TTCATCTGCTGCGCTTTCCTCATTGCCATCGTTCAGTTCTGCAATGCTTGCCCGCTCAGCTACTGGATGCGCTCCAGTTTAGCCACCTTAGTTGGACTGGCACTTCTTTCGCTGCTCTTCACGTCTCCCTGCAG GTCAGACAGGAAGAGCGGCGGCAGCAACAGTTCGGGCCTCCAGTGGGACGCACACAGCTGGGCCCGGGACCCGCTGGGCCCCGAAGCCTGTGTGGCCCTtttcctgctcctcctcctagTCTGGTTCCTCAGCCGGGAATCGGAGGTGAGTTACCGTCTGCATTACCATGGCAACGTGGAGGCCGACCAGCACCGCATCAAGATACAGAACATGAGGGACCAGGCTGACTGGCTGCTGTGCAACATCATCCCCGTCCACGTGGCCGAGCAGCTGAAGGTCATGCAGAGCTACTCCAAGAACCATGACAACGTGGGCGTCATCTTCGCCAGCGTCGTCAACTTTGGCGACTTCTACGAGGAGAGCTACGAAGGCGGCAAGGAGTGCTACCGCGTCCTCAACGAGCTGATTGGCGACTTTGACGAGCTGCTGCGGACGCCCGCCTTCGCTGACATTGAGAAAATCAAGACCATCGGCGCCACCTACATGGCTGCGGCGGGCCTCAATGCTCAGCGCTGCGCCGGCCACCCTGGCGCTCACCTGCACGCCCTCTTTGAGTTTGCCCTGGAAATGATGCGGGTGGTGGACGACTTCAACAAGAACATGCTGGGTTTCGGCTTCAAGTTGCGCGTGGGCTTCAACCACGGGCCGCTCACCGCCGGGGTCATTGGCACCACCAAGCTCCTCTACGACATCTGGGGGGACACGGTCAACATCGCCTCTCGCATGGACACCACCGGCGTGGAGTGCCGCGTCCAGGTCAGTGAGGAGAGCTACTGCGCTCTGAGCGCCATgggctttgactttgactaccGCGGCACCGTCAACGTCAAGGGCAAAGGGCGGATGAAGACCTTCCTCTACCCCAAGTGCGATGGGGGCGGCGGCCCCGTGCCGCAATACCAGCTCTCTGTGTCCCCGGAGATCCGGGCGCAAGTGGACGGCAGCATCGGCCGCTCGCCCACCGACGAAATCGCAGCCGCGGTGCCGAGCGCAGCGGCCGGCGGCAACGGCATGGTGCCCAGCACTAGTGCCGGGTCCACCTGCTGGGAGAGGGGCGAGGGGCTTCAGCGGCATGCCAGGCGCTCCGTGTCGCATGGCGGGCTGACCTGCGTGGAGCTCAACGACCTGGAGGCGGCCAACGAGAGCCAGCTCGTGGTCTCGCCGACGCTCCGCCGACTGACTTTTCCAGCCAGCGCTGGGGGGACCCTTCATCCATATTAG
- the LOC119126085 gene encoding adenylate cyclase type 9-like isoform X1, translated as MASPQRQQLLPRSTEASCHSSGEGVSVRLGVGRHKHEGGPPVRGHAAGSKRCKYSISSSCSSSGESSVKKTLVKSFRSQKRVPQLFERSASHFWDPKFDSSILEEACRERCFPQTRRRFRYVLFYLSATAALWGFYFAANPSRCNRTAFLFPTTSFLLFCLLLLLLTFTKVYSRCYDRASLLLIVVTLGLTLVPQIQTTGLGERLDAVGVGGPKHNLSCLETGGRTRSACVSPVGTFSLCVQVLLLLYSVLRVRLFASVLLGLLYSLCFETLGWFHLTCTQGGALSLAPDKDMERLCWLAPAKALLHLCAHAVGVHLFVMSEVRSRSTFLKVGQAIMHGKDLEVEKALKERMIHSVMPRTVADELMKQGDEDTGASASRAATVISSPKGDKGKKASIPRGQIIFRPFNMKRMEPVSILFADIVGFTKMSANKSAHALVGLLNDLFGRFDQLCELSGCEKISTLGDCYYCVAGCPEPRPDHAYCCVEMGLGMIRAIETFCREKREMVNMRVGVHTGTVLCGILGMKRFKFDVWSNDVNLANLMEQLGVAGKVHLSQATADFLDERYPREDGRVDQRIGAGVVAAQLKGLRTYLISGRKWDKPPLCSCSNSRCCSQGAPPPDGASGLPPPPCPSCSFGEERVPEEGDVKPPGCRKERETGNGKVAPAKVRNGLLGPRPEALNNSQTSLRQMLQEEKKTWAGGALGMDHSTLIPLRSKNFRERSDAHFVDVIKGDSLMKDYFYRPPIHKLGLAFLDKSLESAYRFSYRKEVVARASVRTFASPTFGSFLDALLCSSVFLALSLACFLRPMVTGLSLPTPAVIVTTVAALLQASALIFAVRVAFWPDAAAKCTRTLTEAASGWMARHFIGAVTVSLPALAVFSHVTCDGSLQFICCAFLIAIVQFCNACPLSYWMRSSLATLVGLALLSLLFTSPCRSDRKSGGSNSSGLQWDAHSWARDPLGPEACVALFLLLLLVWFLSRESEVSYRLHYHGNVEADQHRIKIQNMRDQADWLLCNIIPVHVAEQLKVMQSYSKNHDNVGVIFASVVNFGDFYEESYEGGKECYRVLNELIGDFDELLRTPAFADIEKIKTIGATYMAAAGLNAQRCAGHPGAHLHALFEFALEMMRVVDDFNKNMLGFGFKLRVGFNHGPLTAGVIGTTKLLYDIWGDTVNIASRMDTTGVECRVQVSEESYCALSAMGFDFDYRGTVNVKGKGRMKTFLYPKCDGGGGPVPQYQLSVSPEIRAQVDGSIGRSPTDEIAAAVPSAAAGGNGMVPSTSAGSTCWERGEGLQRHARRSVSHGGLTCVELNDLEAANESQLVVSPTLRRLTFPASAGGTLHPY; from the exons ATGGCATCCCCCCAACGTCAACAGCTGCTGCCTCGCAGCACAGAGGCGAGCTGCCACTCGAGTGGCGAGGGTGTCTCGGTGAGGCTCGGTGTCGGCAGACACAAGCACGAAGGTGGGCCGCCGGTTCGAGGCCATGCGGCAGGATCCAAACGCTGCAAGTACAGCATCTCGTCCAGCTGCAGCAGCTCTGGCGAGTCGTCAGTCAAGAAGACGTTGGTCAAGAGCTTCCGGTCGCAGAAGAGAGTGCCCCAGCTCTTCGAGAGGTCCGCCAGTCACTTCTGGGACCCGAAATTCGACTCGTCCATCTTGGAGGAAGCATGCCGAGAACGGTGTTTCCCTCAGACGAGACGGCGCTTCCGCTACGTGCTCTTCTACCTGTCGGCCACCGCCGCCCTCTGGGGCTTCTACTTTGCTGCCAACCCGTCCCGCTGCAACAGGACGGCCTTTCTATTCCCCACTACGTCCTTTCTCCTcttctgcctcctcctcctactGCTCACCTTCACCAAGGTCTACTCGCGCTGCTACGATAGAGCCTCCCTGCTGCTCATTGTCGTCACCCTGGGGCTGACCCTGGTCCCTCAAATCCAGACGACGGGCTTGGGAGAGCGCTTGGACGCGGTTGGCGTCGGCGGGCCTAAGCACAACCTCTCCTGCCTGGAGACGGGCGGTCGCACCCGCTCCGCCTGTGTCTCACCTGTTGGCACCTTCTCTCTCTGTGTTCAggttctgctgctgctctacAGCGTCCTCCGCGTGCGCCTCTTTGCCTCCGTCCTACTGGGGCTCCTCTACTCGCTCTGTTTTGAGACTCTGGGGTGGTTCCACCTCACCTGCACTCAAGGGGGCGCATTGAGCTTGGCCCCCGACAAAGACATGGAAAGGCTTTGTTGGTTGGCACCGGCCAAAGCTCTGCTCCACCTGTGCGCCCACGCCGTGGGCGTTCACCTGTTTGTCATGTCCGAGGTGCGCTCACGCAGCACCTTCCTGAAGGTGGGGCAAGCCATCATGCACGGCAAGGACCTGGAGGTAGAGAAAGCCTTGAAGGAGCGAATGATCCACTCGGTCATGCCCAGAACGGTGGCGGACGAACTGATGAAGCAGGGTGATGAGGACACAGGCGCCTCCGCCAGCAGGGCGGCCACCGTCATTTCCAGTCCCAAGGGCGACAAAGGCAAGAAGGCCTCCATCCCCCGAGGTCAGATCATCTTCAGACCCTTCAACATGAAAAGGATGGAGCCCGTCAGCATCCTCTTTGCCGACATCGTGGGCTTTACTAAAATGTCAGCCAACAAGTCGGCACACGCCCTGGTGGGCCTTCTCAACGACTTGTTTGGACGTTTTGATCAGCTGTGTGAGCTGAGCGGCTGCGAGAAGATCAGCACGCTGGGGGACTGCTACTACTGCGTGGCCGGATGTCCCGAGCCCAGGCCTGACCATGCCTACTGCTGCGTGGAAATGGGCCTGGGCATGATCAGGGCCATCGAAACCTTCTGCCGGGAGAAGAGGGAGATGGTCAACATGAGGGTTGGCGTCCACACCGGTACCGTCCTTTGCGGCATCCTCGGCATGAAACGCTTCAAGTTTGACGTCTGGTCCAATGACGTCAACCTGGCCAACTTGATGGAGCAGCTGGGCGTGGCCGGCAAGGTCCACCTGTCGCAAGCCACAGCCGACTTTCTGGACGAGCGCTACCCCCGTGAAGATGGACGCGTCGACCAAAGGATCGGAGCGGGCGTGGTGGCAGCTCAGCTGAAAG GCCTGAGGACCTACCTGATTTCCGGAAGGAAATGGGACAAGCCCCCTCTTTGTAGCTGCTCCAACTCGAGGTGCTGCTCGCAGGGGGCGCCTCCCCCTGACGGAGCCTCCGGCCTTCCCCCG CCCCCGTGCCCATCCTGCAGTTTTGGGGAGGAGCGGGTACCGGAGGAAGGCGACGTGAAGCCGCCGGGCTGCAGGAAAGAACGTGAGACCGGCAATGGCAAG GTTGCCCCGGCGAAGGTTCGCAACGGCCTGCTGGGTCCCCGGCCGGAAGCTCTCAACAACAGCCAAACGTCGTTGCGCCAGATGCtgcaggaggagaagaagacgTGGGCCGGAGGGGCTCTGGGCATGGACCACTCGACGCTCATTCCGCTACGCTCCAAGAACTTCCGGGAGAGAAGCGACGCCCACTTTGTGGACGTCATCAAAGGGGACAG CCTGATGAAGGACTATTTCTACAGACCGCCCATTCACAAGCTGGGCCTGGCTTTCCTGGATAAGAGCCTGGAATCGGCCTACCGGTTCAGCTACCGAAAGGAG GTGGTGGCCCGAGCGTCGGTGCGGACCTTCGCCAGCCCCACCTTTGGTTCCTTCCTGGACGCGCTGCTATGCTCGTCTGTGTTTCTGGCTTTGTCGCTGGCCTGCTTCCTTCGCCCCATGGTCACCGGGCTGAGTCTACCCACGCCGGCTGTGATCGTGACCACCGTGGCTGCCTTGCTGCAGGCCTCGGCTCTCATCTTTGCAGTACG TGTGGCCTTCTGGCCGGATGCCGCGGCCAAGTGCACGCGGACGCTGACGGAAGCGGCGTCGGGCTGGATGGCGCGTCACTTCATCGGCGCCGTCACAGTGTCGCTGCCCGCGCTGGCCGTCTTCTCACACGTCACCTGTGATGGCTCCCTTCAG TTCATCTGCTGCGCTTTCCTCATTGCCATCGTTCAGTTCTGCAATGCTTGCCCGCTCAGCTACTGGATGCGCTCCAGTTTAGCCACCTTAGTTGGACTGGCACTTCTTTCGCTGCTCTTCACGTCTCCCTGCAG GTCAGACAGGAAGAGCGGCGGCAGCAACAGTTCGGGCCTCCAGTGGGACGCACACAGCTGGGCCCGGGACCCGCTGGGCCCCGAAGCCTGTGTGGCCCTtttcctgctcctcctcctagTCTGGTTCCTCAGCCGGGAATCGGAGGTGAGTTACCGTCTGCATTACCATGGCAACGTGGAGGCCGACCAGCACCGCATCAAGATACAGAACATGAGGGACCAGGCTGACTGGCTGCTGTGCAACATCATCCCCGTCCACGTGGCCGAGCAGCTGAAGGTCATGCAGAGCTACTCCAAGAACCATGACAACGTGGGCGTCATCTTCGCCAGCGTCGTCAACTTTGGCGACTTCTACGAGGAGAGCTACGAAGGCGGCAAGGAGTGCTACCGCGTCCTCAACGAGCTGATTGGCGACTTTGACGAGCTGCTGCGGACGCCCGCCTTCGCTGACATTGAGAAAATCAAGACCATCGGCGCCACCTACATGGCTGCGGCGGGCCTCAATGCTCAGCGCTGCGCCGGCCACCCTGGCGCTCACCTGCACGCCCTCTTTGAGTTTGCCCTGGAAATGATGCGGGTGGTGGACGACTTCAACAAGAACATGCTGGGTTTCGGCTTCAAGTTGCGCGTGGGCTTCAACCACGGGCCGCTCACCGCCGGGGTCATTGGCACCACCAAGCTCCTCTACGACATCTGGGGGGACACGGTCAACATCGCCTCTCGCATGGACACCACCGGCGTGGAGTGCCGCGTCCAGGTCAGTGAGGAGAGCTACTGCGCTCTGAGCGCCATgggctttgactttgactaccGCGGCACCGTCAACGTCAAGGGCAAAGGGCGGATGAAGACCTTCCTCTACCCCAAGTGCGATGGGGGCGGCGGCCCCGTGCCGCAATACCAGCTCTCTGTGTCCCCGGAGATCCGGGCGCAAGTGGACGGCAGCATCGGCCGCTCGCCCACCGACGAAATCGCAGCCGCGGTGCCGAGCGCAGCGGCCGGCGGCAACGGCATGGTGCCCAGCACTAGTGCCGGGTCCACCTGCTGGGAGAGGGGCGAGGGGCTTCAGCGGCATGCCAGGCGCTCCGTGTCGCATGGCGGGCTGACCTGCGTGGAGCTCAACGACCTGGAGGCGGCCAACGAGAGCCAGCTCGTGGTCTCGCCGACGCTCCGCCGACTGACTTTTCCAGCCAGCGCTGGGGGGACCCTTCATCCATATTAG